One stretch of Acidobacteriota bacterium DNA includes these proteins:
- a CDS encoding peptidase T, with amino-acid sequence MRVDPVLVVHGGAWAIPDDVVEDHRRGVQNALRVGWEILAAGGSALKAVEEAVVVMEDDDTFDAGLGSFLTADGKVQMDALIMDGTTMRAGGVGCVERIRNPIRAARLILSESPHVYFVGKGAEQFAAGLGIELIDNNELVIDRERKRLAEAKVKAAAGERDLTFAGHDTVGAVALDSKGHLTAATSTGGTVNKTPGRVGDSSLIGCGCYADDQSGAVSLTGWGEPIMKLVLGKWATDRVAGGSVPELAAREAIGYLNSRLDGHGGMILLDARGRYGIAHNTPRMAWGVRTKAGEQSGIQIPQK; translated from the coding sequence GTGCGAGTAGATCCAGTATTGGTAGTACACGGCGGAGCTTGGGCGATCCCGGACGATGTAGTGGAAGATCATCGTCGCGGCGTTCAGAATGCGCTTCGAGTTGGTTGGGAAATTCTGGCTGCGGGAGGGTCCGCGCTAAAGGCAGTCGAGGAAGCCGTCGTCGTCATGGAAGATGATGACACCTTTGATGCTGGGCTCGGCAGTTTCCTCACGGCTGACGGCAAAGTCCAAATGGATGCCCTCATCATGGATGGCACAACCATGCGCGCCGGCGGCGTGGGATGCGTAGAGCGCATTCGCAATCCAATTCGTGCCGCGCGACTGATCCTGAGCGAAAGCCCCCACGTATATTTCGTCGGTAAAGGCGCCGAGCAGTTTGCTGCAGGACTCGGCATCGAGTTGATTGACAACAACGAACTCGTGATCGATCGCGAGCGCAAACGGCTCGCCGAAGCCAAGGTCAAGGCGGCTGCCGGCGAACGGGATCTAACCTTTGCTGGACACGATACTGTTGGAGCCGTGGCTCTTGACTCCAAGGGACACCTTACAGCCGCAACCTCGACTGGCGGCACTGTTAATAAGACTCCAGGTCGCGTAGGGGACTCGTCGCTCATCGGCTGCGGTTGTTACGCCGATGATCAGAGTGGCGCTGTCTCTTTGACCGGATGGGGCGAGCCGATTATGAAGCTCGTGCTGGGCAAATGGGCTACTGACAGGGTTGCCGGTGGTTCCGTTCCAGAACTGGCTGCGCGGGAGGCCATCGGATACCTCAACTCAAGGCTCGATGGTCACGGCGGCATGATCCTGCTCGATGCTCGCGGGCGGTACGGTATCGCCCACAACACTCCTCGGATGGCTTGGGGTGTAAGGACTAAAGCGGGTGAGCAGTCGGGTATACAGATTCCCCAGAAATAA
- a CDS encoding activator of (R)-2-hydroxyglutaryl-CoA dehydratase, which translates to MSVTKIDVPLEGLTSRPPVSVEEEIRRRLSAERDRLSREAGLDSKHAKHFHRPIERAFTAAERDRVTILIGGLTWKHEKVMKAVFEACGYKCDVLPTPDVAAFQLGKEYGNNGQCNPTYFTVGNLVQYLQLLESAGVPKQDILDNYVFFTAGSCGPCRFGMYESEYRLALQNAGYDGFRVLLFQQNDGVKAASGEPGLKFTVDFGMGMFNALNMGDIMNEMIFRIRPFEVNKGQTDRVFQESVDKMCAMLKERKPFEDLEDLPKWASSYLAKHKNSGWEKWVNSLGKVWEHLYGNSYKECLQTVHDHLATIEVDRLRIKPVVKIIGEFWAQTTEGDGNFNMFAFLEREGAQVLVEPIATWVMYMMYQVKERWREKKPLEVKYKKPAWWELRKHAVNELNFQKKIAMLSVGEMIYSRQYHRVVEALGDIAHHLIDQKAMADLAMPFYNQFARGGEGHLEVGKNIYYTKHKLCHMVLALKPFGCMPSTQSDGAQSAVANAFKDMIFLPIETSGEGEINAHSRVQMALGEAKVKARMEFDEALKSTGKSLEEIKSYVADHPELRQLFYPMPHREGVTGMAANFVLHVSDLINGRKKLYRVPIQARALAAAS; encoded by the coding sequence ATGTCCGTCACCAAAATCGATGTTCCGCTCGAGGGTTTGACCAGCCGTCCACCTGTTTCTGTTGAAGAAGAAATTCGCCGCCGTCTTTCTGCCGAACGCGACCGCCTGTCTCGCGAAGCAGGCTTAGACAGCAAGCACGCGAAGCACTTTCATCGTCCGATTGAGCGCGCGTTTACCGCGGCTGAGCGCGATCGCGTCACGATTCTTATCGGCGGACTTACGTGGAAACACGAGAAGGTGATGAAGGCTGTATTCGAGGCTTGCGGATACAAATGCGACGTGCTGCCCACGCCCGATGTTGCAGCTTTCCAATTGGGGAAAGAGTACGGCAATAACGGACAGTGCAATCCGACCTACTTCACCGTCGGCAACCTGGTTCAGTATCTGCAGCTACTTGAGTCCGCGGGTGTCCCGAAGCAGGACATACTCGACAACTACGTCTTCTTCACCGCCGGCTCATGCGGTCCATGCCGTTTCGGCATGTATGAATCGGAGTACCGCCTCGCTCTGCAGAATGCCGGCTATGACGGCTTCCGCGTGCTGCTCTTCCAGCAGAACGACGGCGTAAAAGCGGCGTCCGGCGAGCCCGGTCTCAAGTTCACTGTCGACTTTGGCATGGGCATGTTCAACGCCCTCAACATGGGCGACATCATGAACGAAATGATCTTCCGCATCCGTCCATTCGAGGTGAACAAGGGGCAAACCGATCGGGTATTCCAAGAATCCGTGGACAAGATGTGCGCCATGCTTAAGGAGCGCAAACCATTCGAAGACCTGGAAGATCTGCCTAAATGGGCCTCCAGCTATTTAGCGAAACACAAAAATTCCGGCTGGGAGAAGTGGGTTAACTCGCTCGGGAAAGTATGGGAACACCTTTATGGCAACTCCTACAAGGAATGCTTGCAGACTGTCCACGACCATCTCGCGACGATTGAGGTTGATCGCCTACGCATAAAGCCAGTCGTAAAGATCATCGGCGAATTCTGGGCGCAGACCACGGAAGGTGACGGCAACTTCAACATGTTTGCCTTCCTGGAACGGGAAGGAGCCCAGGTTCTAGTCGAGCCAATTGCGACCTGGGTCATGTACATGATGTACCAGGTGAAAGAGCGGTGGCGCGAGAAGAAGCCGCTCGAAGTCAAGTACAAGAAGCCCGCCTGGTGGGAGCTGCGCAAGCACGCCGTCAACGAGCTGAATTTCCAGAAGAAAATCGCGATGTTGAGTGTTGGCGAAATGATCTATTCCCGCCAATACCATCGCGTCGTCGAAGCGCTTGGAGACATCGCGCATCACCTGATCGACCAGAAGGCAATGGCCGATCTGGCCATGCCGTTCTACAACCAGTTCGCGCGCGGCGGTGAAGGTCATCTCGAAGTCGGCAAGAATATCTACTACACCAAGCACAAGCTCTGTCACATGGTGCTTGCGCTCAAGCCCTTCGGCTGCATGCCGTCCACGCAGTCCGACGGCGCGCAATCGGCCGTGGCCAACGCTTTCAAAGACATGATCTTCCTTCCCATTGAGACTTCAGGCGAAGGCGAGATCAACGCGCACAGCCGTGTGCAGATGGCGCTCGGCGAAGCCAAGGTCAAGGCCCGTATGGAGTTCGACGAGGCGCTGAAGTCGACTGGCAAATCGCTGGAGGAGATCAAGAGCTACGTTGCCGATCATCCCGAGCTGCGGCAGTTGTTCTATCCCATGCCGCATCGCGAAGGCGTGACCGGGATGGCGGCGAACTTCGTGCTCCACGTCAGCGACCTGATTAACGGGCGCAAGAAGCTGTATCGCGTTCCCATTCAGGCCCGGGCTCTAGCGGCGGCTTCGTAG
- a CDS encoding FAD-dependent oxidoreductase yields the protein MNSDSRRAVVVGSGPNGLAAAIVLAQAGLQVEVFEAEAQPGGGARTMELTLPGFHHDFGSAVHPMAAGSPFFSSLPLRECGLEWIHSPAPLAHPLDDGTVVMLERDLNEASRALGEDGTAWDRLMRPIVEHWPGFASDILRPVFKVPHHPLLLAKFGLQALASANFLARRLFRNERTKALFAGVAGHSFLAMDEPLSASFGIVLGATAHAVGWPIARGGSQSITNALCAHLGSLGGVVRTESPVSDLGLLGGFRVALCDVTPRQLLQIAGVRFTPAYRRLLQRYRYGPGIFKVDYALSSPIPWKAADCRRAITVHLGGTIEEIASSEDAMSKGRHAEKPFVLLAQPTLYDSTRAPAGKHIAWAYCHVPNGSTVDMLPRLEGQIERFAPGFSDCVLARRVFKTADLQAMDANLVGGDIGGGAVDLWQFLLRPSWRQYATPAAEVYICSSSTPPGGGVHGMCGYNAAKLALSRLQVARESGRR from the coding sequence ATGAACTCTGATTCGCGCAGAGCTGTGGTCGTTGGCTCCGGACCAAACGGTCTGGCGGCGGCGATCGTGCTCGCCCAGGCTGGGCTTCAGGTTGAGGTGTTTGAGGCAGAAGCGCAACCCGGCGGCGGAGCGCGAACGATGGAGCTCACGCTGCCCGGATTTCACCACGACTTTGGATCAGCCGTGCATCCGATGGCGGCGGGCTCTCCATTCTTCTCTTCGCTTCCCCTACGCGAATGTGGCCTCGAGTGGATCCATTCCCCCGCTCCGCTCGCCCATCCTCTGGACGATGGCACTGTCGTTATGCTCGAACGCGATCTCAATGAAGCCTCACGCGCTTTGGGAGAGGATGGCACAGCCTGGGACCGGCTCATGCGTCCAATAGTCGAGCACTGGCCGGGATTCGCTTCCGACATCCTGCGGCCCGTCTTCAAAGTTCCGCATCATCCGCTCCTGCTTGCGAAGTTTGGATTGCAGGCGCTAGCTTCGGCTAACTTCCTCGCAAGGCGACTGTTTCGAAACGAACGCACCAAAGCGCTGTTCGCTGGGGTGGCCGGACACTCATTCCTCGCAATGGATGAACCTTTGAGCGCTTCGTTCGGTATCGTTCTAGGCGCGACCGCCCACGCTGTTGGCTGGCCGATTGCTCGCGGTGGATCGCAGTCGATCACTAATGCACTCTGTGCTCATTTGGGAAGCCTCGGTGGCGTGGTCAGGACCGAGAGCCCGGTGAGTGATTTGGGCTTGCTGGGCGGGTTCAGGGTTGCGCTTTGCGATGTGACTCCCCGCCAACTTTTGCAGATCGCCGGAGTGCGCTTCACGCCGGCGTACCGGAGGCTTCTGCAGCGATACCGTTATGGACCAGGAATTTTCAAAGTCGATTACGCGCTTTCCAGCCCGATTCCGTGGAAGGCGGCAGACTGCCGGCGCGCCATTACGGTCCACCTAGGCGGCACCATCGAGGAGATTGCAAGCTCGGAGGACGCGATGTCGAAGGGTCGTCATGCTGAAAAGCCGTTCGTCCTGCTCGCGCAACCCACGCTGTACGACTCGACGCGTGCGCCGGCGGGGAAACACATTGCATGGGCGTACTGTCACGTTCCTAATGGATCCACGGTCGACATGCTTCCGCGTCTCGAAGGGCAGATTGAACGCTTTGCTCCTGGATTCTCCGATTGTGTGCTTGCGCGGAGAGTATTCAAAACAGCCGATCTTCAGGCGATGGACGCGAACCTGGTCGGCGGAGATATTGGCGGAGGAGCGGTGGATTTATGGCAGTTTCTGCTGCGTCCAAGTTGGCGACAGTATGCGACACCGGCAGCGGAGGTCTACATTTGCTCGTCCTCGACACCCCCCGGCGGAGGAGTCCACGGCATGTGCGGTTATAACGCGGCGAAATTGGCGTTGAGTCGATTACAAGTAGCGCGTGAATCTGGGCGCCGTTGA
- a CDS encoding membrane protein: protein MVDSIPKSVIRRLFSSECGASDRLIPRWLFLRALGLIYFSAFYSLVVQIRGLIGPQGVLPAREYLQAVAQSGVAHVRFWYAPSLLWISSGSGMLMALCWIGMIGSLLLLVNFWPRAMLVICFVCFLSFISTARDFSEYQSDGMLLEAGFVCLFFAPPGLRPGLGAKHPPSAPQQPQPRRLLGTLPSRASLFLLQWEWFRIYFESGIVKLASGEPQWRNFTAMDEYYQNGPLPTWIGWYLQHSPHWFHATATGATLVMELGLIWMILLPRRFRIILFWIVTVWELGVISSANYAFLNYLVLSLGILLVDDRFVLRWIPEKWRPRVPVEPAAANLPKTQAGQAEVSKSEDAGQEGSMFRLPGFIRQHFGALKLAVSAVILTWICYVTAAELVLIVRPRAPLPTTPIVMLQPFRIANQYGLFAVMTHGRYEIEFQGSKDGQNWIAYEFRNKPQVLNDAPGIYAPYQPRFDWNLWFASLGSWTENPIVPNTEVRLLANSPDVLKLFRGNPFADAPPKQVRAVLWQYWFTTMAEKRATGNWWRRQLLGPYAPTLESQPDGKIGVVEMPQELPSHR, encoded by the coding sequence CTGGTAGATTCAATCCCAAAATCCGTTATTCGCAGGCTGTTCTCTTCCGAGTGCGGCGCGTCTGATCGCCTGATTCCTCGGTGGCTTTTCCTTCGCGCTCTCGGTCTTATCTACTTCTCAGCCTTTTATTCCTTGGTGGTCCAGATTCGCGGTCTGATTGGGCCTCAGGGAGTTCTTCCGGCTCGAGAATATCTGCAGGCGGTGGCGCAATCAGGGGTTGCGCATGTTCGTTTCTGGTATGCGCCTTCTTTACTCTGGATTTCTAGCGGTTCGGGCATGTTGATGGCGCTGTGCTGGATCGGCATGATCGGCTCGCTGCTCCTCCTGGTGAACTTCTGGCCTCGCGCCATGCTCGTGATCTGCTTCGTTTGCTTTCTCTCATTCATATCCACGGCGCGGGATTTCTCGGAATACCAGTCCGACGGCATGCTGCTCGAGGCGGGCTTCGTCTGCTTGTTCTTTGCGCCGCCAGGATTGCGTCCGGGGCTTGGGGCGAAGCATCCGCCTTCTGCACCCCAGCAACCACAACCCCGGCGGTTACTGGGGACCCTGCCTTCGCGCGCCAGCTTATTTCTGTTGCAGTGGGAGTGGTTTCGCATTTATTTCGAATCGGGAATCGTGAAGCTCGCGAGCGGTGAGCCGCAATGGCGAAACTTTACTGCCATGGATGAGTATTACCAAAACGGTCCGCTGCCTACGTGGATTGGATGGTACCTGCAGCATTCGCCGCACTGGTTTCATGCGACCGCAACCGGTGCCACGCTGGTGATGGAGCTCGGGCTGATCTGGATGATTCTGTTGCCGCGCAGGTTCCGCATCATCCTGTTCTGGATCGTCACCGTCTGGGAGCTCGGCGTGATCTCGAGCGCGAACTATGCGTTTCTGAATTACCTGGTGCTCAGTTTGGGAATTCTGTTGGTCGATGATCGATTTGTGCTGCGGTGGATTCCAGAGAAATGGCGTCCGCGAGTGCCAGTCGAACCTGCTGCCGCGAACTTGCCGAAAACGCAGGCAGGGCAAGCGGAAGTCTCGAAATCCGAGGATGCCGGGCAAGAGGGCTCCATGTTCCGTTTACCAGGGTTCATTCGGCAGCACTTTGGCGCGCTAAAACTAGCTGTCTCCGCGGTGATACTTACATGGATTTGCTATGTCACTGCCGCGGAGCTGGTGTTGATCGTACGTCCACGTGCTCCATTACCAACCACACCTATCGTGATGCTGCAGCCCTTTCGTATTGCAAACCAATACGGACTGTTCGCGGTGATGACCCACGGACGATACGAAATTGAGTTCCAAGGCTCTAAAGATGGACAGAACTGGATTGCCTATGAGTTTCGCAACAAGCCGCAAGTCTTGAACGACGCGCCAGGCATCTATGCTCCGTATCAGCCTCGTTTCGACTGGAACCTTTGGTTCGCCTCGCTGGGAAGCTGGACTGAGAATCCAATCGTTCCTAACACGGAGGTCCGGCTGCTTGCCAACAGTCCAGACGTCCTCAAGCTCTTTCGCGGAAACCCCTTTGCCGATGCTCCACCAAAGCAGGTGCGCGCGGTGTTGTGGCAATACTGGTTTACGACCATGGCGGAAAAGCGTGCCACAGGTAACTGGTGGAGACGGCAGTTGCTCGGACCCTACGCACCTACGCTCGAAAGTCAGCCGGATGGCAAGATCGGCGTAGTCGAAATGCCCCAGGAGCTGCCTTCCCATCGATGA
- a CDS encoding TonB-dependent receptor: MTSKLFTRVLFLSLFLLCCSALLAQISTGSIQGTITDPTGAVVAGAKVTITSQASGQALVVTTNSRGAYVSGPLAPGAYTVRVESKGFATIETPVTVQVGEISSGNFTAKVGQESQVIEVQATSVAINTEQPTVQGVLTTEQIENLPFNGRNFLDLAQLEPGVQIQDGGNFDPTKNGFSSVSFGGRYGRTARITLDGIDISDETVGTTTQNISAGAIKEFQLSQSTLDLSTELTSSGAVNVVTRSGTNHVHGQGFYLFRDKRAGIANFPGGQDTRFQRNQMGGSLGGPLIKDRLFFFGNLEHIRQPFLTPLSPPPPFQSLPSGYPAKFSDSTSMGKLDWQIRPDMHLFYRFTYHTNSDVSAFGATYQPFANRDNTPAHGVGLDFNTGTFTHSIRFGYLKFQNHIADSVLGNPGVFNPAGNVPVAIRIGPPGVVTRFGPSRLAPQATFQSNKQIKYDGSKILGAHILRYGFSFNKILGGGFAAFYGLAPEARTRNSLSAQADAATGPFPGGAGNPLNYKISSILVGNGQGFFTEIPQFSYPAGGQYDDRLGIYMGDSWKVRPNLTLTYGIRYSRDTGRQDSDLPPMTCDQIDPTLFNGLVPCTGKAFILDQFGQTGLGGRVRQPNSNFGPQFGFAYSPGNSGKTVIRGGTGLYWENAVFNNILFDRPSRLQKGLFFGTDSPCPSGKLGLPGGGTVTSVNGVDIATGICGQRVGSVLPLVAALESTFISATKAAGPQANGNFLGNILANGPNSTGNGFIAPNYRTPRSIQMNIGIQRELAQGLVLSADFIRNIGEHYLISYDTNHVGDARFLNKNAALNAIALTTSGFTGCSGTNATAINCAIAAGATISDFAGCGLDSGNTYLFGTPAAFNVDCNGNPITPNTGAAFPGINPLVGENNMLFPIGRSEYNGLQVKLVGNRGNPIRGITAASYQISYALSRFNSMASDQDFIPEADDFRNPTAHMGPNSLDRTNQISFGGSFQITHGPMLSFGSHFFSPLAQDMRIENQGRSGEIFSSDPVGDGANINHLLPQTNLGAFNRSVSPGSLNNVINNYNKTVAGTLSPAGQALVSAGLFTQSQLVLLGAVMDSLPLAPAGEMGLTWLKTIDLKLAYPIKIRENISLEPSVGFYNAFNFANFNSPGHTLGSVLNGSAGNINGTTVDKPGLPGGRDSVRIGLGTGVNAAGSPRQLEYGLKLTF, from the coding sequence ATGACGTCCAAGCTGTTCACACGCGTTCTTTTTCTTAGTCTTTTCTTGCTGTGCTGCTCCGCACTGCTAGCACAAATATCAACCGGAAGCATTCAAGGAACTATCACTGATCCAACGGGAGCCGTGGTTGCCGGGGCGAAGGTCACAATCACTAGCCAGGCTTCCGGCCAAGCGCTGGTCGTAACCACGAATTCCAGAGGTGCGTACGTTTCCGGACCTTTGGCGCCAGGCGCCTATACGGTGCGCGTAGAGAGCAAAGGTTTTGCCACGATTGAAACACCCGTGACGGTGCAGGTGGGCGAAATCTCCTCCGGGAACTTCACGGCCAAAGTGGGACAGGAATCGCAGGTCATTGAAGTGCAGGCGACGAGTGTCGCGATAAACACCGAGCAGCCTACGGTCCAAGGAGTTCTGACTACAGAGCAAATTGAGAACCTTCCTTTTAATGGACGGAACTTTCTTGATCTGGCGCAGCTCGAGCCCGGCGTGCAGATTCAGGACGGAGGCAATTTCGATCCGACGAAGAACGGTTTTTCGTCCGTATCGTTCGGGGGACGTTATGGCCGCACTGCTCGCATCACGCTCGACGGTATCGATATCAGCGATGAGACTGTCGGTACGACCACGCAAAACATCTCTGCTGGAGCTATTAAGGAGTTTCAACTCAGCCAATCTACGCTGGATTTATCTACGGAGCTGACCTCCTCAGGCGCTGTAAACGTTGTGACGAGGTCTGGCACGAATCATGTCCATGGCCAGGGGTTTTATCTCTTCCGTGACAAACGCGCGGGCATCGCGAACTTCCCGGGAGGACAGGACACTCGCTTCCAGAGAAATCAAATGGGTGGCAGCCTCGGTGGTCCGCTGATTAAGGATAGGCTGTTCTTTTTTGGGAACCTCGAACATATCCGCCAGCCATTTCTGACGCCGTTAAGTCCGCCGCCGCCATTTCAGAGCTTGCCATCGGGTTATCCCGCCAAATTTAGTGACAGCACATCAATGGGCAAACTGGATTGGCAAATCAGGCCCGACATGCATCTCTTTTACCGCTTCACGTACCACACAAACAGCGACGTCAGCGCGTTCGGTGCGACATACCAGCCCTTTGCCAATCGCGATAACACTCCTGCTCACGGCGTGGGACTCGATTTCAATACGGGAACCTTCACCCATAGCATCCGCTTCGGCTACCTGAAGTTCCAGAATCACATCGCAGACTCAGTCCTCGGTAACCCTGGCGTCTTCAATCCTGCTGGAAACGTTCCAGTGGCGATTCGGATTGGACCTCCGGGCGTGGTCACTCGTTTCGGACCTTCGCGACTTGCCCCTCAGGCGACCTTCCAATCGAACAAGCAGATTAAATACGACGGAAGCAAGATTCTTGGCGCCCATATTCTTCGCTATGGATTCAGTTTCAATAAGATTCTGGGCGGCGGATTCGCAGCGTTCTATGGGCTTGCTCCCGAAGCGAGAACAAGGAATTCGTTGTCCGCGCAAGCCGACGCGGCTACAGGACCTTTCCCCGGCGGAGCGGGAAATCCCCTTAACTACAAAATCTCGTCCATTCTGGTCGGCAACGGCCAAGGATTCTTCACTGAAATCCCTCAGTTCAGTTATCCCGCTGGTGGACAGTATGATGACCGGCTCGGCATCTACATGGGAGACAGCTGGAAGGTCAGACCAAACCTCACCCTGACTTACGGAATACGCTACTCGCGGGACACCGGACGGCAAGACAGCGACCTGCCGCCTATGACCTGTGATCAGATCGATCCAACATTGTTCAACGGGCTGGTTCCGTGCACTGGAAAGGCCTTCATCTTGGACCAATTTGGGCAAACGGGACTCGGCGGGCGCGTGCGCCAGCCGAATTCTAACTTCGGTCCGCAGTTTGGCTTTGCCTATAGCCCCGGCAACTCGGGTAAGACGGTCATTCGCGGTGGCACTGGCCTCTATTGGGAAAACGCCGTCTTCAACAACATTCTCTTCGATCGTCCGAGCCGCCTGCAGAAGGGATTATTCTTCGGCACAGACAGTCCCTGCCCCAGCGGCAAGCTTGGGCTGCCGGGCGGCGGGACGGTCACCAGCGTCAACGGAGTTGATATAGCTACAGGTATCTGCGGTCAGCGAGTTGGGTCCGTTCTTCCGCTGGTCGCCGCGCTGGAGAGTACGTTCATATCGGCGACCAAGGCTGCCGGACCGCAAGCAAACGGGAACTTCCTGGGCAATATTCTAGCCAATGGACCAAACTCCACTGGAAACGGTTTCATTGCTCCCAACTATCGGACGCCGCGCTCCATTCAAATGAATATTGGAATTCAACGCGAGCTGGCTCAGGGTCTTGTTTTGAGTGCCGATTTCATTCGAAACATCGGCGAACATTACCTGATCTCGTATGACACGAATCACGTTGGAGATGCGCGCTTCTTAAACAAGAACGCGGCTTTGAATGCCATTGCATTGACGACCAGCGGCTTTACAGGCTGCAGCGGTACGAACGCAACTGCCATCAATTGCGCGATCGCGGCAGGAGCGACTATCAGTGACTTTGCCGGCTGCGGTCTCGATTCAGGAAACACTTACCTGTTCGGAACCCCAGCTGCTTTCAACGTCGATTGCAACGGAAATCCTATAACTCCAAACACTGGAGCCGCTTTCCCGGGCATTAATCCGTTAGTAGGCGAGAACAACATGCTCTTCCCGATCGGACGGTCCGAGTACAACGGACTACAAGTCAAGCTGGTGGGAAACAGAGGAAACCCGATTCGCGGCATCACCGCAGCCAGCTATCAGATCTCATATGCGCTTTCGAGATTCAACAGCATGGCTTCCGACCAGGACTTCATTCCCGAGGCCGATGACTTCCGCAATCCCACAGCTCACATGGGCCCAAACTCGCTCGATCGCACTAACCAGATCTCCTTTGGTGGCAGCTTCCAAATTACGCATGGTCCGATGCTGAGCTTCGGTTCTCACTTCTTCTCGCCGCTGGCCCAGGACATGAGAATTGAGAATCAAGGACGGTCTGGGGAAATCTTCTCCAGCGACCCCGTTGGGGATGGAGCCAATATCAATCATCTCCTTCCGCAAACAAATCTGGGGGCCTTCAACCGAAGTGTCAGTCCCGGAAGCCTTAACAACGTGATTAACAATTACAACAAGACTGTAGCCGGCACGCTGTCGCCTGCAGGACAGGCTCTAGTCAGCGCAGGCCTGTTTACTCAATCTCAGCTCGTACTATTAGGCGCGGTTATGGACAGCCTTCCGCTCGCGCCTGCTGGTGAAATGGGACTTACCTGGCTGAAGACCATCGATCTCAAGCTGGCCTATCCGATCAAAATACGAGAGAACATTTCGCTGGAGCCGTCTGTTGGCTTCTACAATGCTTTTAACTTCGCCAACTTCAATTCTCCTGGACACACGCTCGGCAGCGTGCTGAACGGTTCGGCTGGCAACATTAACGGCACAACCGTAGATAAACCTGGACTGCCGGGTGGACGTGATTCGGTCAGAATAGGGCTCGGAACTGGCGTGAATGCAGCCGGTTCTCCACGGCAATTGGAATACGGCCTGAAGCTGACTTTCTAA